A stretch of Sphingomicrobium flavum DNA encodes these proteins:
- a CDS encoding META domain-containing protein gives MKRLCLLPIAGLMACTPAAEEPPVENEVAAEAPLAPSEPAFDINGTYRVVSYRNTQLSADTALTATVADGKIVMSSPCTRATWDYQLTGNNLATDLASGLSGCAANASRVENGVADAISQANIAMEMRGMIQLSGAGGVIELAAN, from the coding sequence ATGAAAAGACTCTGCCTGTTGCCCATCGCCGGCCTTATGGCCTGCACCCCCGCCGCCGAAGAGCCGCCCGTTGAAAACGAGGTTGCGGCTGAGGCGCCGCTCGCGCCGAGCGAACCCGCCTTCGACATCAATGGCACCTATCGGGTGGTGAGCTATCGCAACACGCAGCTATCGGCCGATACCGCGCTCACGGCCACGGTCGCGGACGGGAAGATCGTCATGTCTTCGCCATGCACGCGGGCCACGTGGGACTATCAGCTGACCGGCAATAATCTGGCCACCGATCTGGCGTCCGGCCTGTCGGGCTGCGCCGCCAATGCCAGCCGGGTCGAAAACGGCGTTGCCGATGCGATCAGCCAGGCCAATATCGCGATGGAAATGCGCGGCATGATCCAGCTCAGCGGTGCCGGCGGCGTGATCGAGCTTGCCGCCAACTAG
- a CDS encoding glutamate--tRNA ligase: protein MKTRFAPAPTGRLHVGNIRTALHNYLLSHRDGGAFLLRIDDTDAERSKEEYVEAIRADLEWLGIAPDEEARQSQRFGRYDELFEQLRAAGRIYACYETPEELEVRRKVLLGRGLPPVYERKDADAPVPEGRSPHWRFRLDHDTPIAWDDLVRGQQKFDPALISDPVIRRADGSWLYMLPSVIDDMDLGITHVVRGEDHVTNSAIQLQMFDALGAQRPYLAHEALLVAAEGKLSKRLGSVGVDEMKARGLEPMALLALLARIGTSQPVEPLASLEALSASFDFAHFGRAPAHFNMAEVEALNAKLLHATPYEAVADRLPGGIGKAEWEALHGNIAHLGEVADWLPVLQGEIDAPDIAAEDADYLHQAATIAAQLEWDDGVWAALTGALKQATGRKGKPLFLPLRLALTGQASGPEMAALLPLIGKDRALARLRRA from the coding sequence ATGAAGACACGTTTCGCCCCTGCGCCCACGGGCCGGCTCCATGTCGGCAATATCCGCACCGCGCTGCATAATTATCTCCTCTCGCACCGCGATGGCGGGGCCTTCCTGCTGCGCATCGACGATACCGATGCCGAACGCTCGAAGGAGGAATATGTCGAGGCGATCCGCGCGGATCTCGAATGGCTCGGCATCGCGCCCGATGAGGAGGCGCGCCAGTCGCAGCGTTTCGGCCGCTATGATGAGCTGTTCGAACAGCTCAGGGCGGCTGGCCGCATCTATGCCTGTTATGAGACCCCCGAGGAATTGGAGGTCCGCCGCAAGGTGCTGCTCGGGCGCGGCCTGCCGCCAGTCTATGAGCGCAAGGATGCCGACGCGCCGGTGCCCGAAGGCCGCAGCCCCCACTGGCGCTTCCGGCTCGATCATGATACGCCGATCGCGTGGGACGATCTGGTCCGCGGCCAGCAGAAATTCGATCCTGCATTGATTTCCGATCCGGTCATCCGCCGCGCCGACGGCAGCTGGCTCTACATGCTGCCCAGCGTGATCGACGATATGGACCTTGGCATCACTCATGTCGTGCGCGGTGAGGATCATGTCACCAATTCGGCGATCCAGCTGCAGATGTTCGATGCGCTGGGCGCGCAGCGTCCTTATCTGGCGCATGAAGCGCTGCTGGTCGCGGCGGAAGGCAAATTGTCCAAGCGGCTGGGTTCTGTAGGCGTTGACGAAATGAAGGCGCGCGGGCTCGAACCCATGGCGCTGCTGGCACTGCTGGCGCGGATCGGCACCTCGCAGCCGGTCGAACCGCTCGCCAGCCTCGAAGCGCTGTCGGCCAGTTTCGACTTTGCTCATTTCGGCCGCGCGCCGGCGCATTTCAACATGGCTGAGGTAGAGGCGCTGAACGCCAAGCTGCTCCATGCCACCCCTTATGAAGCGGTGGCGGATCGCCTGCCCGGCGGGATCGGCAAGGCCGAATGGGAAGCGCTCCACGGCAATATCGCGCATCTGGGCGAAGTCGCCGACTGGCTGCCGGTGCTCCAGGGCGAGATCGATGCGCCAGATATTGCGGCGGAAGATGCCGACTATCTGCATCAGGCCGCCACCATTGCCGCGCAACTGGAATGGGATGACGGCGTCTGGGCTGCGCTGACCGGCGCGCTCAAGCAGGCAACGGGCCGCAAGGGCAAGCCCCTCTTCCTGCCGCTGCGACTCGCGCTGACTGGCCAGGCTTCGGGGCCCGAAATGGCGGCCTTGCTGCCGCTGATCGGCAAGGATCGTGCCCTCGCTCGCCTGCGCCGCGCCTAG
- a CDS encoding energy transducer TonB, with protein sequence MTRLRKEIVMPAYAPKPHARKFSPTSFALAVALPGTALAALMLAAPDLITIAKSDPTTVTLINDPPPPPPNPEQVDQPDTPAPPQQVTQIKPLVPVPMPPIEFTAFPPVDPGPINTTINDDVVSGGGAIAPVIEIVRKEATLLTRAEDQRPPYPERRRRLGDEATLKLKLTIGANGRVSAVEPVGTMDSEFLRAAERHIKRVWRYAPATEDGRKVQSVKTITLRFELTDA encoded by the coding sequence ATGACTCGCCTTAGGAAGGAAATTGTCATGCCCGCTTATGCTCCCAAGCCCCACGCCCGGAAATTCTCTCCGACATCCTTCGCACTGGCTGTCGCGCTGCCCGGCACCGCGCTCGCCGCGCTGATGCTGGCCGCGCCCGACCTCATCACCATCGCGAAGTCCGATCCGACGACGGTCACGCTCATCAACGATCCGCCGCCGCCGCCTCCCAATCCCGAACAGGTCGACCAGCCCGATACGCCTGCACCGCCGCAGCAGGTGACGCAGATCAAGCCGCTGGTGCCCGTGCCGATGCCGCCGATCGAATTCACCGCCTTTCCCCCGGTCGACCCCGGCCCCATCAATACCACCATCAATGATGACGTGGTGTCCGGCGGCGGCGCGATCGCGCCGGTCATCGAGATTGTCCGTAAGGAAGCCACGCTGCTGACCCGCGCCGAGGACCAGCGCCCGCCATATCCCGAACGCCGCCGCCGCTTGGGCGATGAAGCCACGCTCAAGCTCAAGCTGACCATCGGCGCCAATGGCCGGGTCAGCGCGGTCGAACCCGTCGGCACCATGGACAGCGAATTCCTCCGCGCCGCCGAACGGCACATCAAGCGGGTCTGGCGCTATGCCCCCGCCACCGAGGACGGCCGCAAGGTCCAGTCGGTCAAGACGATCACGCTCAGGTTCGAACTGACCGACGCGTGA
- the ribD gene encoding bifunctional diaminohydroxyphosphoribosylaminopyrimidine deaminase/5-amino-6-(5-phosphoribosylamino)uracil reductase RibD, with product MSHESYMARAIELSRAVLGSTAPNPNVGCVIVEDGTIVGEGATRPGGRPHAEKVALDGAGDKAKGATLYTTLEPCAHDSQRGPTCAHIIAEAGIAKVVAAIRDPDPRTDGAGLQLLRDANVEVREGVLAAEAERAMAGFLTRIRLGRPRVTLKLALSIDGKIALPSGESKWITGEDARAHVHLERAHADMILVGRGTLAADNPSLDVRLPGLEERSPRRALLTRGEAPQGWEVLRDPADIYDLDGVNELLVEGGSGAATAFLKADLVDRILIYRAPLIIGEGKNSVGYIGLDAIADAHGRWDVEDGKSLGIDRLEVYQRRRDAEA from the coding sequence GTGAGCCACGAAAGTTACATGGCCCGCGCGATCGAATTGTCGCGCGCCGTCCTGGGTTCGACCGCGCCCAACCCCAATGTCGGCTGCGTCATCGTTGAGGACGGCACCATCGTCGGCGAAGGCGCGACCCGGCCCGGCGGCCGCCCCCATGCCGAAAAGGTCGCGCTCGATGGCGCCGGCGACAAGGCAAAGGGCGCCACGCTCTACACCACGCTGGAGCCCTGCGCGCATGACAGCCAGCGCGGCCCGACCTGCGCCCACATCATCGCCGAGGCGGGCATCGCCAAGGTCGTCGCCGCGATCCGCGATCCCGATCCGCGCACAGATGGCGCGGGATTGCAGTTGCTGCGCGACGCGAACGTCGAAGTGCGCGAAGGCGTGCTGGCGGCCGAGGCCGAACGCGCCATGGCGGGCTTCCTCACCCGCATCCGCCTCGGCCGCCCGCGCGTCACGCTCAAGCTCGCCCTCTCCATCGATGGCAAGATCGCGCTTCCCTCGGGCGAATCCAAATGGATTACCGGGGAGGATGCGCGCGCCCATGTGCATCTCGAACGTGCCCATGCAGACATGATCCTGGTCGGGCGTGGCACGCTCGCCGCCGACAATCCCTCGCTCGATGTGCGCCTGCCGGGGCTGGAGGAACGCTCGCCCCGCCGTGCCTTGCTGACCCGCGGCGAGGCGCCCCAGGGCTGGGAAGTGCTGCGCGATCCCGCCGATATTTACGACCTCGACGGGGTCAACGAACTGCTGGTCGAAGGCGGGTCGGGCGCGGCCACCGCTTTCCTCAAGGCCGACCTCGTCGATCGCATCCTCATCTACCGCGCACCGCTGATCATCGGCGAGGGCAAGAACAGCGTGGGCTATATCGGCCTCGATGCCATCGCCGACGCGCATGGCCGCTGGGATGTCGAAGACGGCAAGTCGCTTGGCATCGACCGGCTGGAAGTCTACCAGCGGCGGCGAGACGCGGAGGCATAA
- a CDS encoding riboflavin synthase — translation MFTGIITDIGTVRAAAQQGDLRLTIGCAYDMTSVDLGASIACSGACLTVVDKGDDWFAVDISQESISKTAPGLWVEGARLNLERALRMGDELGGHIVTGHVDAVAEIVSVEDVGGSMQVTITAPRALGGGIAPKGSITLDGVSLTVNSVEDDGDVTRFTVNLIPHTAQHTTFDGMTAGRQLNLEIDVLVRYLERMAASRM, via the coding sequence ATGTTCACAGGCATCATCACCGATATCGGCACCGTGCGTGCGGCAGCACAGCAAGGCGACCTGCGCCTCACCATCGGCTGCGCCTACGATATGACCAGCGTCGATCTCGGCGCCTCGATCGCCTGTTCGGGCGCCTGCCTCACCGTGGTCGACAAGGGCGATGACTGGTTCGCCGTCGATATCAGCCAGGAAAGCATCTCCAAGACCGCCCCCGGCCTGTGGGTCGAAGGCGCAAGGCTGAATCTCGAACGCGCATTGCGCATGGGCGATGAACTGGGCGGCCATATCGTCACCGGCCATGTCGATGCGGTCGCCGAGATCGTGTCGGTGGAGGATGTCGGCGGCTCGATGCAGGTCACCATCACCGCGCCCCGCGCCTTGGGCGGCGGCATCGCCCCCAAGGGCTCGATCACCCTCGACGGCGTCTCGCTCACCGTCAACAGTGTCGAGGATGATGGCGATGTCACCCGCTTCACCGTCAACCTCATCCCGCACACGGCGCAGCACACCACCTTCGATGGCATGACCGCAGGCCGCCAGCTCAACCTCGAAATCGACGTGCTGGTCCGCTATCTCGAGCGGATGGCCGCTAGCCGAATGTGA
- the ribB gene encoding 3,4-dihydroxy-2-butanone-4-phosphate synthase — MSTELIERVTEIVESGEMSRAGLARAAGLHPNSLRAVGSEEWNPTADTLGRLEKFLGKSDVLVGAEEIINEARNGRMYILVDDDDRENEGDLIIPAQMATPDAINFMARHGRGLICLALGKERVEQLGLEPMARVNRESMGTAFTVSIEAREGVTTGISAADRARTISVAIDGSKGPDDIVTPGHVFPLTAVPGGVLVRAGHTEAAVDVSRLAGLNPSGVICEIMREDGTMARLDDLIEFAAQHKMKIGTIRDLIAYRLKKDHMVEEVAESRFTASSGAAWQAHVYRDKATGAEQMALVHGGIDPETPTMVRMHSLDLFADVLGERNARSGQLHGAMRMIEAEGSGVVVALHAASSGSLSRATLLRSGQKVETNDAMRSYGIGAQILAALGIHDMILLSNSKHSPVGLDGYGLAIVEERPITMGDA, encoded by the coding sequence ATGTCCACAGAACTTATCGAACGCGTCACCGAAATCGTCGAATCGGGTGAAATGAGCCGCGCCGGCCTCGCCCGCGCTGCCGGTCTCCACCCCAACAGCCTGCGCGCCGTCGGCAGCGAGGAATGGAACCCCACCGCTGACACGCTCGGTCGGCTGGAGAAATTCCTCGGCAAGAGCGATGTGCTGGTCGGCGCGGAGGAGATCATCAACGAAGCGCGCAACGGGCGCATGTACATCCTCGTCGACGATGACGACCGCGAAAATGAGGGCGACCTCATCATCCCCGCGCAGATGGCGACCCCCGATGCGATCAATTTCATGGCCCGCCATGGCCGCGGCCTCATCTGCCTCGCGCTCGGCAAGGAACGGGTCGAACAATTGGGGCTCGAGCCCATGGCGCGGGTCAATCGGGAAAGCATGGGCACCGCCTTCACCGTCTCGATCGAAGCGCGCGAAGGCGTCACCACCGGCATCAGCGCCGCCGACCGCGCGCGCACCATCTCGGTCGCCATTGACGGCAGCAAGGGGCCCGACGATATCGTGACGCCCGGCCATGTCTTCCCGCTGACCGCAGTGCCGGGCGGCGTGCTGGTGCGCGCGGGGCATACCGAAGCGGCGGTCGACGTCTCGCGCCTCGCCGGGCTCAACCCCTCGGGCGTGATCTGCGAAATCATGCGCGAGGATGGCACCATGGCCCGCCTCGACGACCTCATCGAATTTGCCGCCCAGCACAAGATGAAGATCGGTACCATCCGCGACCTCATCGCCTACCGCCTCAAGAAGGATCATATGGTCGAGGAAGTGGCCGAAAGCCGCTTCACCGCTTCTTCGGGTGCGGCCTGGCAGGCGCATGTCTATCGCGACAAGGCGACCGGCGCCGAACAGATGGCGCTGGTCCATGGCGGCATCGATCCCGAAACCCCCACCATGGTGCGCATGCACAGCCTCGATCTCTTCGCCGACGTATTGGGCGAACGGAATGCCCGCTCGGGCCAGCTCCACGGTGCGATGCGGATGATCGAGGCCGAGGGCTCGGGCGTCGTGGTCGCGCTCCATGCCGCATCGTCCGGCTCCCTGAGCCGTGCCACACTGCTGCGCTCGGGCCAGAAGGTGGAAACCAATGATGCGATGCGCAGCTATGGCATCGGCGCGCAGATCCTCGCCGCGCTCGGCATCCATGACATGATCCTCCTGTCCAATTCCAAACATTCGCCGGTCGGCCTCGACGGCTATGGCCTCGCCATTGTCGAAGAGCGGCCGATCACCATGGGAGACGCCTGA
- the ribH gene encoding 6,7-dimethyl-8-ribityllumazine synthase, translating into MAHLLIAEARFYEELNDMLLAGVRATIEEAGHTHETVTVPGALELPGAVALAAESGKYDAYVAVGVVIRGETYHFEIVAGESARGLMALSMDGLAIGNGILTVENGEQAEIRANPAKKDKGGEAAKAALAMLDLQSRFRS; encoded by the coding sequence ATGGCCCATCTGCTGATCGCCGAAGCGCGCTTCTACGAAGAGCTGAACGACATGCTGCTGGCGGGCGTGCGCGCCACCATCGAGGAGGCGGGCCATACCCATGAAACGGTCACCGTCCCGGGCGCGCTGGAGCTGCCGGGCGCGGTCGCACTCGCAGCGGAAAGCGGCAAATATGACGCCTATGTCGCGGTCGGCGTGGTCATTCGCGGCGAGACCTATCATTTCGAAATTGTCGCGGGCGAAAGCGCGCGCGGGCTGATGGCGCTCAGCATGGATGGCCTCGCCATCGGCAACGGCATCCTCACCGTCGAAAATGGCGAACAGGCCGAAATACGCGCCAATCCGGCGAAGAAGGATAAAGGCGGCGAAGCGGCCAAGGCCGCGCTCGCCATGCTCGACTTGCAGTCACGATTCCGCAGCTGA
- a CDS encoding SOUL family heme-binding protein: MKKSKWLIGGGLVLGMTLLGGARYMMRERQTPEPDFLEVEREGDFAIRDYLPMWVAETISFGTRREAIRSGFRTLADYIFARSHDGDSIPMTAPVIEEADGEDRWRVRFVMPEGEDEDSLPEPPHGVHLKHLPARRVATVRFDGRPGDYDLVGEVERLRQWLEARGETILSTSPEYAFFNSPSMPGPLRRNEVWLEIATPLPAAS, from the coding sequence GTGAAGAAGAGCAAATGGCTGATCGGTGGCGGGCTGGTGCTGGGCATGACCCTGCTGGGCGGGGCGCGCTATATGATGCGCGAGCGCCAGACGCCTGAGCCCGACTTCCTGGAGGTCGAGCGCGAGGGCGATTTCGCCATCCGCGACTATCTGCCGATGTGGGTGGCCGAAACGATCAGCTTCGGCACGCGGCGCGAGGCGATCCGATCGGGCTTTCGCACGCTGGCCGATTATATCTTTGCGCGCAGCCATGATGGCGATTCGATCCCGATGACCGCACCGGTGATCGAGGAGGCCGATGGCGAGGATCGTTGGCGCGTGCGCTTCGTCATGCCCGAGGGCGAGGATGAGGACAGCCTGCCCGAACCCCCGCACGGCGTGCATCTGAAACATCTGCCCGCGCGCCGCGTCGCAACCGTGCGCTTTGACGGGCGACCGGGCGATTATGACCTGGTCGGGGAGGTCGAGCGTTTGCGCCAATGGCTGGAAGCGCGCGGGGAGACGATCCTGTCGACCAGCCCCGAATATGCCTTTTTCAATTCGCCCAGCATGCCGGGGCCCTTGCGCCGCAACGAGGTGTGGCTGGAGATCGCGACGCCTCTACCTGCAGCGAGCTAG
- a CDS encoding alkene reductase, which translates to MPSLFDPVRIGALDCPNRIAMAPLTRGRADKEGVHGDLAVEYYRQRASAGLIITEATGISREGLGWPYAPGLWSDAQVEGWKPVTEAVHQAGGRIAGQLWHMGRLVHPDLGGGQPVSASATSGPHRLHTYEGKKDPVEARSLSTGEIERVIGDYVSAARNAMRAGFDAVQIHGANGYLIDQFLRANHRDDDYGGSQDNRVRFMREVAAAVVAEIGAVRTGIRLSPIGEVNGCEDEDPEGLFVTAATALEEVGVSWLEMREPGEDSSFAKAGHQRVSPAMRKVFSGAMGLNSDLDAQSGQALIDEGICDFIAYGRPYIANPDLVHRYRQGAPLNDWDSDTFYSRGPEGYVDYPALPEGVDA; encoded by the coding sequence ATGCCCAGCCTGTTCGACCCCGTGCGCATCGGTGCGCTCGACTGCCCCAACCGCATCGCCATGGCGCCGCTGACCCGCGGCCGCGCCGACAAGGAGGGTGTGCATGGCGACCTGGCGGTCGAATATTATCGCCAGCGAGCGAGCGCGGGGCTGATCATCACCGAGGCGACGGGCATTTCGCGCGAAGGTCTGGGCTGGCCTTATGCACCTGGGCTGTGGAGCGATGCGCAGGTCGAGGGCTGGAAGCCGGTGACCGAGGCCGTGCACCAGGCCGGCGGGCGGATTGCCGGCCAGCTATGGCATATGGGGCGGCTGGTGCATCCTGACCTGGGCGGCGGGCAGCCAGTATCCGCCAGCGCAACCAGCGGCCCGCACCGGCTGCATACCTATGAGGGCAAGAAAGACCCGGTAGAGGCGCGCTCGCTATCGACAGGTGAGATCGAGCGCGTGATCGGCGACTATGTGAGCGCGGCGCGCAATGCGATGCGCGCGGGTTTCGATGCGGTGCAGATCCACGGCGCCAATGGCTATCTGATCGACCAGTTCCTGCGCGCCAATCATCGCGATGACGATTATGGCGGCAGCCAGGACAATCGCGTGCGCTTCATGCGCGAAGTGGCGGCTGCCGTAGTGGCAGAGATTGGCGCAGTCCGCACCGGCATTCGCCTGTCCCCCATCGGCGAGGTGAATGGCTGCGAGGATGAGGATCCCGAAGGCCTGTTCGTCACCGCAGCCACGGCGCTGGAAGAGGTCGGCGTCAGCTGGCTTGAAATGCGCGAGCCGGGCGAGGATTCCAGCTTCGCCAAGGCCGGTCACCAGCGTGTCAGCCCGGCGATGCGCAAGGTGTTCTCTGGCGCGATGGGTCTGAATAGCGACCTCGACGCGCAGAGCGGGCAGGCGCTGATCGACGAGGGTATTTGCGACTTCATCGCTTATGGCCGGCCCTATATTGCCAATCCCGACCTGGTCCATCGCTATCGCCAGGGCGCGCCGCTCAACGATTGGGATAGCGACACTTTCTATTCGCGCGGGCCCGAAGGCTATGTGGACTATCCGGCGCTGCCTGAAGGAGTGGACGCGTGA
- a CDS encoding DMT family transporter, with product MDQRPSLTMPLVALLVGSSALALGPWLVRLSDVGPIAAGFWRLGLGVPMLALAALAVGQSLKTPPRPLLILIIIAAAFFAGDIAAWHVGIHLTKLGNATLFGNFGSFVFALYGLWLARKLPTMGQVAALVLAMAGTLLLLSGSLDLGPDSLRGDLLTLLAGLLYAGYLIGVDKARPKVEPLTLLFWASLAGAIFLWPMAMGAGEKIMPTDWTPVIALAFSSQLVGQGLLVYAIGRLPPLIVGLGLLTQPAISGAIGWLAYGEAFTLKDWTGALAIAAALVLVRLRPRRRRPT from the coding sequence ATGGATCAACGCCCATCGCTCACCATGCCGCTGGTTGCACTGCTCGTCGGGTCGAGCGCGTTGGCACTCGGGCCCTGGCTGGTGCGCCTGTCCGATGTCGGGCCGATCGCCGCGGGCTTCTGGCGACTGGGGCTGGGCGTCCCCATGCTGGCTCTGGCGGCGCTGGCGGTGGGGCAATCGCTCAAGACACCACCGCGCCCATTGCTCATCCTGATCATCATCGCCGCCGCCTTTTTCGCAGGCGATATCGCTGCCTGGCATGTCGGCATCCACCTCACCAAGCTCGGCAACGCGACCCTGTTCGGCAACTTCGGCAGCTTCGTCTTCGCGCTTTACGGGCTGTGGCTGGCGCGCAAGCTGCCCACCATGGGGCAGGTCGCAGCGCTGGTGCTCGCCATGGCGGGCACGCTGCTGCTGCTTTCCGGCAGCCTCGATCTGGGTCCTGACAGCCTGCGCGGCGATCTTCTGACCCTGCTCGCGGGGCTCTTATATGCCGGCTATCTCATCGGGGTCGACAAGGCCCGCCCCAAGGTCGAGCCGCTTACGCTCCTGTTCTGGGCCAGCCTCGCCGGGGCAATCTTCCTGTGGCCGATGGCGATGGGCGCGGGGGAAAAGATCATGCCCACTGACTGGACGCCGGTGATCGCGCTCGCTTTCTCCAGCCAGCTCGTGGGCCAGGGCCTGCTCGTCTACGCGATCGGGCGGCTGCCCCCGCTCATCGTCGGGCTCGGCCTTTTGACTCAGCCCGCCATTTCGGGCGCCATCGGCTGGCTCGCTTATGGTGAGGCCTTTACATTGAAGGACTGGACCGGCGCGCTCGCCATCGCTGCCGCGCTGGTGCTGGTACGCTTGCGTCCGCGCCGTCGACGTCCCACATAG